CCTCGGCCAATGGTGTCTTATCGCCATCAGCTCGCGCGGCATGCTCCGGCGACACCCCGCTTCACGGGAATTCCAGATGGCGACTTATCTTCTGCGGCGATTGCTGATCGCCATTCCGAGCCTGCTCGGCATCAGCCTGATCCTGTTCACGGTCCTGGCGATGGCGCCGGGCGATCCATTCTCGGAGATGGCGACGAATCCGAATGTCCCGCCCGAGGTGCGCGAGGCCCTGCGTGCCAGCTTCGGTCTCAACGACCCGATCATGGTGCGCTATCTGCGCTGGCTCTCCGCGATGGTGCAGGGCGACTGGGGCTTCTCCTTCGCCAGCCGCATCAATGTCGACACCCTGATCCTGCAGCGTGTGCCGACCACACTCTTCGTCGTCGGCACCTCGCAGATCCTGGCGCTGTGCATTGCGCTGCCGGTCGGGATCTACGCGGCGACGCGGCCCTATTCGGTCTTCGACCAGATCGCCAACACGCTCGCCTTCGTCGGCTTCTCGCTGCCGACCTTCTTCACCGGCCTGCTGCTGATCCTGCTGTTCTCGATCAAGCTTGACTGGTTCCCCTTCGTCTACCGCTCCGACATCGCCGCGAGCGGCTGGCGCTGGTACTGGGAGATGTTCCGCCAGGCGATCATGCCGATCACCGTGCTCGGCCTGTTTCAGGCCGCGTCCTATACGCGCTATGTCCGCTCGGCCGTGCTCGACGTGATCCGACTCGACTACGTCACCACGGCACGCGCCAAGGGGCTCGGCGAGAAGACCGTCACGCTGCGGCACATCACCCGCAATGCGCTGATCCCGGTCGTCACCCTAGTCGCCCTGCAGATGCCGGCGGTCTTCGGCGGCGCCATCGTCACCGAACAGATCTTCCGGATTCCCGGCATCGGCTCGCTGCTGATCGACGCGATCCTCGCCAACGACACGCCCGTGATCATGGCCGTCACCTTCGTCTTCGCCTGCCTGGTCGTCCTTTTCAACCTCATCGCGGATTTGCTCTATGGCTGGCTCGACCCTCGCATCTCCTTCGGCTGATCCGGCCGTGGCCGCCGCCGCGGGAAACGTATCGGTCTCGCCCGGTCGCGAAACCTGGCGGCGCTTCCGCCGCCATCGCCTCGCGATGGCAAGCACCGTCATCCTGGCTATGCTGATCTTCGGCGTCGTCGTCGGCCCATGGCTCTGGCCGATCCCGATCAATGACATCGACTTCTCCGCCCAGCTCCAGGGCCCGTCGCTGGCTCATCCGTTCGGCACCGACGATCTCGGCCAGGATATCCTGGCGCGGATGATGTATGGCGGGCGCATCTCGCTCGCCGTCGGCCTCGCCGCGATGGTGGTCGCGACGATCGTCGGCGTCGTCATCGGCGCCTCGGCCGGCATGTCGCGCAAGATCGCCGACCCAGCACTGATGTGGGTGACGGACCTCTTCCTGTCGCTGCCGCAGCTGCCGCTGCTGCTGCTCATCATCTACCTGTTCCGCGAGCAGCTGAAGGCGGTCTTCGGCGTCGAGGGCGGCGTTTTCATCCTGATCGTCGTCGTCATCGGCGGCCTGCGCTGGATGCCGGTCGCCCGGCTGGTGCGGGCGCAGTTCCTGTCGCTGCGCGAGAAGGAATTCGTCGAGGCCGCCAAGGCCCAGGGCGCCACCAAGTTCCGCCAGATGACGCGCCATATCCTGCCCAACGCGGTCGGCCCGGTCATCGTCGCCTCGACGATCGAGGTCTCCTCGGCGATCATCGCGGAATCGACGCTGTCCTTCCTCGGTCTCGGCTTCCCGCCGGATATCCCGACCTGGGGGCGCCTGCTCTTCGACGCCAAGGACCATCTGGATACCGCTCCGCACTGGGCGCTGTTCCCGGGCGCAGCGATCTTCCTGACCGTGCTGTCGATCAACTTCATCGGCGACGGCCTGCGCGATGCGCTCGACCCGCGCCGCGTGATCTGAGCGCGCACAGACCGGACGATCACCCGAGATGCGATCAAGGGGTGCTGCGGCGCCCCTTTTTTTTTGCTCGGCGTCTCGTCCCGCCTCGATCGATGGAGGTGGGGCTGCTTTCCGAGCCGAGCTGGGAGAAACAGTGGCTGAAAGAGATGCCGGCGCATCGAGCGCGATGTTTGGTGCCCCTGGCCGGAATCGAACCAGCACTCCTTGCGGAACTCGATTTTGAGAGACCCCAGATGCCCTATCCTTTGTGTATCCGGCAGTATCCGTTTTCCCGATAACCGATTGTCAGCACTAGCTTTTTTCGGTTCTCGGATCACACATGCCTAGCCGGACGTACGCTACGGTTG
This sequence is a window from Bosea vestrisii. Protein-coding genes within it:
- a CDS encoding ABC transporter permease, whose amino-acid sequence is MAGSTLASPSADPAVAAAAGNVSVSPGRETWRRFRRHRLAMASTVILAMLIFGVVVGPWLWPIPINDIDFSAQLQGPSLAHPFGTDDLGQDILARMMYGGRISLAVGLAAMVVATIVGVVIGASAGMSRKIADPALMWVTDLFLSLPQLPLLLLIIYLFREQLKAVFGVEGGVFILIVVVIGGLRWMPVARLVRAQFLSLREKEFVEAAKAQGATKFRQMTRHILPNAVGPVIVASTIEVSSAIIAESTLSFLGLGFPPDIPTWGRLLFDAKDHLDTAPHWALFPGAAIFLTVLSINFIGDGLRDALDPRRVI
- a CDS encoding ABC transporter permease, whose amino-acid sequence is MATYLLRRLLIAIPSLLGISLILFTVLAMAPGDPFSEMATNPNVPPEVREALRASFGLNDPIMVRYLRWLSAMVQGDWGFSFASRINVDTLILQRVPTTLFVVGTSQILALCIALPVGIYAATRPYSVFDQIANTLAFVGFSLPTFFTGLLLILLFSIKLDWFPFVYRSDIAASGWRWYWEMFRQAIMPITVLGLFQAASYTRYVRSAVLDVIRLDYVTTARAKGLGEKTVTLRHITRNALIPVVTLVALQMPAVFGGAIVTEQIFRIPGIGSLLIDAILANDTPVIMAVTFVFACLVVLFNLIADLLYGWLDPRISFG